A single window of Senegalia massiliensis DNA harbors:
- a CDS encoding zinc ribbon domain-containing protein, whose amino-acid sequence MDNEGCIKCGSKNAATKEISTTGSGLSKIFDLQNNKFLVVYCKECGYSELYNRETSTASNLLDLFFGG is encoded by the coding sequence ATGGATAATGAGGGTTGCATTAAATGTGGTAGTAAAAATGCTGCAACTAAAGAAATATCCACTACTGGATCTGGTCTTTCAAAAATTTTTGACCTACAAAACAATAAGTTTTTAGTAGTATATTGTAAAGAATGCGGATACTCAGAGTTATATAATAGAGAAACCTCTACTGCTTCAAATTTATTAGACCTATTTTTTGGAGGATAA